From a region of the Dictyostelium discoideum AX4 chromosome 2 chromosome, whole genome shotgun sequence genome:
- the phg1b gene encoding TM9 protein B (alternatively spliced): MRLQILLIYLICIIVSSIVLVESSNKHHFKENDEVPFYVNNVGPYSNPTETYEFYTLPFCKPSSISYKKTKLGEILQGDSAVLSDYQFPFKNQEDYGWKLVHGDVFRFPPYKNVFSAFYGIGWQFISIVCGILALSLFGMFYPNNGGNMYTAGIVLYALTSGISGYQSAKMYKNMGGNKWAWNIVLTATLFVAPLFIVVILSNTVAITWHSTVALPILTMIEVITIWLFVGFPLTVVGGIAGRRLSENFEAPCRTKNFPREVPPIQWYRRLPCQILIAGFLPFSAIYIELFYIFNSVWGHSTYTLYGILCLVFLILINVTVCITVALTYFQLSMEDHKWWWNSFINGGSTVVFIYMYSIYYYYYISHMYGLLQATFYFTYMLIVCFFFFILLGTVGFYSSLIFVKRIYRNLKSD; the protein is encoded by the exons atgagattacaaatattattaatatactTAATATGTATAATAGTATCAAGTATAGTTTTAGTAGAGTCAAGTAATAAACATCATTTcaaagaaaatgatgaagTACCATTCTATGTAAATAATGTTGGACCATATTCAAATCCAACAGAAACCTATGAATTTTATACATTGCCATTTTGTAAACCCTCAAGTATCTCttataaaaaaaccaaattagGTGAAATTCTTCAAGGTGATTCAGCTGTTTTATCAGATTATCAATTTCCATTCAAAa atcAAGAAGATTATGGATGGAAATTAGTTCATGGTGATGTATTTAGATTCCCACCATATAAGAATGTATTTTCAGCATTTTATGGTATTGGTTGGCAATTTATTAGTATTGTTTGTGGTATTTTagcattatcattatttggtaTGTTTTATCCAAACAATGGTGGTAATATGTATACGGCAGGTATTGTTTTATATGCATTAACTAGTGGTATCTCTGGTTATCAATCAGCTAAAATGTACAAGAATATGGGAGGTAATAAATGGGCATGGAATATTGTGCTAACAGCAACCCTATTTGTAGCACCATTATTTATTGTGGTTATTCTTTCAAACACTGTAGCGATTACATGGCATTCAACCGTCGCATTACCAATCCTAACAATGATTGAAGTCATTACCATTTGGTTATTTGTTGGTTTCCCTTTGACCGTCGTTGGTGGTATCGCAGGTCGTAGATTATCAGAAAACTTTGAAGCACCATGTCGTACAAAGAATTTCCCAAGAGAAGTCCCACCAATTCAATGGTATCGTCGTTTACCATGTCAAATTTTAATCGCTGGTTTCTTACCATTTAGTGCCATTTACATAGAGTTGTTTTACATTTTCAATAGCGTTTGGGGCCATTCTACCTACACGCTCTATGGTATCCTTTGTTTGGTCTTTTTAATTCTTATCAATGTCACCGTGTGTATCACCGTTGCCCTAACTTACTTCCAACTCTCAATGGAAGATCATAAATGGTGGTGGAATAGTTTCATCAATGGCGGCTCCACTGTTGTTTTCATCTACATGTACAGTatctactactactattatatCTCTCATATGTATGGTTTACTTCAAGCAACTTTCTACTTTACCTACATGTTGATCGTTtgcttcttcttctttattcTTTTAGGTACAGTTGGTTTCTACagttctttaatttttgttaaaagaatttatagAAATTTGAAATCTGactaa
- the phg1b gene encoding TM9 protein B (alternatively spliced), with the protein MRLQILLIYLICIIVSSIVLVESSNKHHFKENDEVPFYVNNVGPYSNPTETYEFYTLPFCKPSSISYKKTKLGEILQGDSAVLSDYQFPFKSSFENKQLCEYTLKKEDIEKFKKAIGEYYYAEMIYDDLPIFSFVGTVDDSDLTNIRYYLYNHIPFEFDYNGDQVIRVNIDTEHIKVIELSDQDEITLKLTYSAKWQPTEHEFSKRMDLYEEFFTKELEIHWLSVMNSFFLVVLLTAFLAIMIMKILKNDYSRYSKTDEEEDSDYQEDYGWKLVHGDVFRFPPYKNVFSAFYGIGWQFISIVCGILALSLFGMFYPNNGGNMYTAGIVLYALTSGISGYQSAKMYKNMGGNKWAWNIVLTATLFVAPLFIVVILSNTVAITWHSTVALPILTMIEVITIWLFVGFPLTVVGGIAGRRLSENFEAPCRTKNFPREVPPIQWYRRLPCQILIAGFLPFSAIYIELFYIFNSVWGHSTYTLYGILCLVFLILINVTVCITVALTYFQLSMEDHKWWWNSFINGGSTVVFIYMYSIYYYYYISHMYGLLQATFYFTYMLIVCFFFFILLGTVGFYSSLIFVKRIYRNLKSD; encoded by the exons atgagattacaaatattattaatatactTAATATGTATAATAGTATCAAGTATAGTTTTAGTAGAGTCAAGTAATAAACATCATTTcaaagaaaatgatgaagTACCATTCTATGTAAATAATGTTGGACCATATTCAAATCCAACAGAAACCTATGAATTTTATACATTGCCATTTTGTAAACCCTCAAGTATCTCttataaaaaaaccaaattagGTGAAATTCTTCAAGGTGATTCAGCTGTTTTATCAGATTATCAATTTCCATTCAAAa gtagttttgaaaataaacaacTTTGTGAATATACATTAAAGAAAGAGGATATagaaaagtttaaaaaagcTATTGGCGAATATTATTATGCAGAGATGATTTATGATGATTTACCAATTTTTAGTTTTGTCGGTACTGTTGATGATTCAGATCTAACAAATATTAGATATTACTTATATAATCATATtccatttgaatttgattataATGGTGATCAA GTTATTAGAGTTAATATCGATACAGAACATATTAAAGTTATTGAACTCTCAGATCAAGACGAAATTACTCTCAAATTAACGTATTCAGCAAAATGGCAACCAACCGAACATGAATTTTCAAAGAGAATGGACTTGTACGAAGAATTTTTCACAAAGGAATTAGAGATTCATTGGTTATCCGTTATGAACTCTTTCTTTTTAGTTGTATTATTAACTGCATTTTTAGCAattatgataatgaaaattttaaagaatgatTATTCAAGATATTCAAAAactgatgaagaagaagattcTGATT atcAAGAAGATTATGGATGGAAATTAGTTCATGGTGATGTATTTAGATTCCCACCATATAAGAATGTATTTTCAGCATTTTATGGTATTGGTTGGCAATTTATTAGTATTGTTTGTGGTATTTTagcattatcattatttggtaTGTTTTATCCAAACAATGGTGGTAATATGTATACGGCAGGTATTGTTTTATATGCATTAACTAGTGGTATCTCTGGTTATCAATCAGCTAAAATGTACAAGAATATGGGAGGTAATAAATGGGCATGGAATATTGTGCTAACAGCAACCCTATTTGTAGCACCATTATTTATTGTGGTTATTCTTTCAAACACTGTAGCGATTACATGGCATTCAACCGTCGCATTACCAATCCTAACAATGATTGAAGTCATTACCATTTGGTTATTTGTTGGTTTCCCTTTGACCGTCGTTGGTGGTATCGCAGGTCGTAGATTATCAGAAAACTTTGAAGCACCATGTCGTACAAAGAATTTCCCAAGAGAAGTCCCACCAATTCAATGGTATCGTCGTTTACCATGTCAAATTTTAATCGCTGGTTTCTTACCATTTAGTGCCATTTACATAGAGTTGTTTTACATTTTCAATAGCGTTTGGGGCCATTCTACCTACACGCTCTATGGTATCCTTTGTTTGGTCTTTTTAATTCTTATCAATGTCACCGTGTGTATCACCGTTGCCCTAACTTACTTCCAACTCTCAATGGAAGATCATAAATGGTGGTGGAATAGTTTCATCAATGGCGGCTCCACTGTTGTTTTCATCTACATGTACAGTatctactactactattatatCTCTCATATGTATGGTTTACTTCAAGCAACTTTCTACTTTACCTACATGTTGATCGTTtgcttcttcttctttattcTTTTAGGTACAGTTGGTTTCTACagttctttaatttttgttaaaagaatttatagAAATTTGAAATCTGactaa
- a CDS encoding RNA recognition motif-containing protein RRM encodes MDNYNSYNQQMKPLQTGGYVLNTQPQQSQHQHQHQQQQQPPQNSFDMGSYSSSMTDFSRYDIRSDINSMNRNYSQQPVPPGSQPSLSLSGYGSYGGHDTSSMNRGMGGGSGLGGMGGNNNSNNNGPSRPYDMRPNSFDNRPPPPQYESRGGGAINMPPRNDGRGGYGGGGGMYENRNDNGGYGGGGGGGGGGGGGGGRPYDRYDSRDNRGGYGGGGGRPYDRYDSRDNRDMYGGPPRDSYRSSYRGGYDSRPHHGGRGGYRDSGSYHHPYGGGGSGGSGGRFQRPRREPVDPAEKEKSKCIFVGNLPYHFQKQHLEDLFGKFGPLVNINVGFDKRNGQSKGYAFVEFENKPDADAAFNEYLVKEVENRKLRLDWDIGLDHKKGSRDGHSISSNNMNSNSSNNNNNSSNNNNNMNNNNNNNSNNNNNNMSNNNNSNSNSSNSNSNSNNNNNNMNNNNNNMNNNNMNSNNNNNMNNNNMDNNNNMNNNGNNMNNNNNMNNMNNNMNNNNNNMNNMNNNNNNMNNTNNNINNNNMNNSNTNNNNNSSNSSNSNNNNGANIGINTGDANNNDNSNNLNADINNAGDNHNNNSIDQQQQQQQNDSTVNNNEQTDQSYDPSDDKYSEPINDQSDSVKQQ; translated from the exons atg GATAATTACAATTCATACAATCAACAAATGAAACCATTACAAACTGGTGGATATGTTTTAAATActcaaccacaacaatctcaacaccaacaccaacatcaacaacaacaacaaccaccacaaaatTCATTTGATATGGGATCATATTCTTCATCAATGACAGACTTTTCAAGATATGACATTAGAAGTGATATCAATAGTATGAATAGAAATTATTCTCAACAACCAGTTCCACCAGGCTCACAACCATCGCTATCTTTATCAGGTTATGGATCTTATGGAGGCCATGATACTTCCTCAATGAATAGAGGTATGGGTGGTGGAAGTGGTTTAGGTGGTATGggtggaaataataatagcaataacaaTGGCCCATCAAGACCTTACGACATGCGTCCAAATTCATTTGACAATagaccaccaccaccacaataTGAATCTCGTGGTGGAGGTGCTATCAATATGCCACCAAGAAATGATGGTAGGGGTGGTTatggtggtggaggtggtaTGTATGAGAATAGaaatgataatggtggttatggtggtggaggtggtggtggtggtggtggcggTGGCGGTGGCGGTAGACCATACGATAGATATGATAGTAGAGATAATAGAGGTGGATATGGAGGTGGTGGAGGTAGACCTTATGATAGATATGATAGCAGAGATAATAGGGATATGTATGGTGGACCACCAAGAGATTCCTATCGTTCATCCTATAGAGGCGGGTATGATTCAAGACCTCATCATGGCGGTAGAGGTGGTTATAGAGATAGCGGTAGTTATCACCATCCTTATGGTGgcggtggtagtggtggaaGTGGTGGTAGATTCCAAAGACCAAGAAGAGAACC AGTTGATCCAgcagaaaaagaaaaaagtaaATGTATTTTTGTGGGAAACTTACCATATCATTTCCAAAAACAACATTTAGAGGAtttatttggtaaatttgGACCACTTGTAAATATTAATGTTGGTTTCGATAAAAGAAATGGTCAAAGCAAAGGCTATGCTTtcgttgaatttgaaaataaaccCGACGCAGATGCAGCATTCAACGA GTACTTGGTCAAGGAAGTCGAAAATAGAAAACTAAGACTTGACTGGGATATTGGTTTAGATCATAAAAAAGGTTCTAGAGATGGTCATTCAATCTCATCAAATAACAtgaatagtaatagtagcaataacaataataacagtagcaataataataacaatatgaataataataataataataatagtaataataataataataatatgagcaacaataataatagtaatagtaatagtagtaatagtaatagtaatagtaataataataataataatatgaataacaataataataatatgaataacaataatatgaatagcaacaacaacaacaatatgaataataacaatatggataataataataatatgaataataatggtaataacatgaataataataacaacatgaataatatgaataataatatgaataataataacaataatatgaataatatgaataataataataataatatgaataataccaataacaatattaataacaataatatgaACAATAGCAATacgaataataataacaatagtagcAATAGtagcaatagtaataacaataatggaGCTAATATCGGTATCAATACTGGTGATGCTAATAACAATGATAACAGTAATAACCTTAATGCCGACATTAATAATGCGGGTGACAAtcataataacaatagtatcgatcaacaacaacaacaacaacaaaatgattCCACCGTTAACAATAATGAACAAACCGACCAATCATATGACCCATCAGATGATAAATATTCTGAGCCAATAAATGACCAATCCGATTCAGTTAAGCaacaataa
- the gpbA gene encoding G protein b, producing the protein MSSDISEKIQQARRDAESMKEQIRANRDVMNDTTLKTFTRDLPGLPKMEGKIKVRRNLKGHLAKIYAMHWAEDNVHLVSASQDGKLLVWDGLTTNKVHAIPLRSSWVMTCAYSPTANFVACGGLDNICSIYNLRSREQPIRVCRELNSHTGYLSCCRFLNDRQIVTSSGDMTCILWDVENGTKITEFSDHNGDVMSVSVSPDKNYFISGACDATAKLWDLRSGKCVQTFTGHEADINAVQYFPNGLSFGTGSDDASCRLFDIRADRELMQYTHDNILCGITSVGFSFSGRFLFAGYDDFTCNVWDTLKGERVLSLTGHGNRVSCLGVPTDGMALCTGSWDSLLKIWA; encoded by the exons atgtcATCAGATATTTCAGAAAAAATTCAACAAGCAAGAAGAGATGCTGAATCAATGAAAGAACAAATTAGAGCAAACAGAGATGTAATGAATGATACTACTC TCAAAACTTTTACTCGTGATTTACCAGGTCTTCCAAAGATGGAAggtaaaattaaagttaGAAGAAACCTTAAGGGTCATCTTGCTAAAATCTATGCTATGCATTGGGCTGAAGATAATGTTCATTTAGTTTCTGCCTCTCAagatggtaaattattagttTGGGATGGTTTAACTACCAACAAAGTCCACGCTATTCCATTAAg atCATCATGGGTTATGACATGTGCTTATTCACCAACTGCTAACTTTGTTGCTTGTGGTGGTTTGGATAACATTTGTTCCATTTATAATTTACGTAGTAGAGAACAACCAATTAGAGTATGCCGTGAATTAAACTCTCACACTGGTTATCTCTCATGTTGTAGATTCCTCAATGATAGACAAATTGTTACTTCAAGTGGTGATATGACATGTATTTTATGGGATGTTGAAAATGGTACAAAGATCACAGAATTCTCTGACCACAACGGTGATGTCATGAGTGTCAGTGTTTCACCAGATAAAAACTATTTCATCAGTGGTGCTTGTGATGCTACCGCCAAATTATGGGATTTACGTAGTGGTAAATGTGTTCAAACTTTCACTGGTCACGAAGCTGATATTAATGCAGTTCA ataTTTCCCAAATGGTTTATCATTTGGTACTGGTTCTGATGATGCTTCATGTAGATTATTTGATATTCGTGCCGATCGTGAATTAATGCAATACACCCACGACAACATTTTATGTGGTATTACATCCGttggtttttcattttcaggTCGTTTCTTATTTGCTGGTTACGATGATTTCACTTGCAACGTTTGGGATACATTAAAGGGTGAACGTGTTCTCTCTTTAACTGGTCACGGTAATCGTGTATCTTGTCTTGGTGTACCAACCGATGGTATGGCTTTATGTACAGGTAGTTGGGATTCTCTCCTCAAGATTTGGgcttaa
- the apnB gene encoding hypothetical protein — MTTPIVTRNRSSIISSPYFSTSTKLTTVTTTIKDKNDETPKKIIKREQIKIEYEEKEEELEEKGDKKRQRNKKEKKIKNDIKKEEEEEKEEEEEEKVIEDIKIKTHINGISLAKIHWKEVWDKIKIMRSENLAPVDTLGAESFNQDNIEPIEKRFHILVGCLLSSQTKDAITHAAVVRLKEYGLTVDKMLTIDTNELETLLYPVGFYKRKAIYLKKIAEILKNKYNGDIPPTFKEIEQLPGIGPKMTNLIVQIAWGRVEGIAVDVHMHRISNRLGWVKTKTPEETMKDLESWLPKENWATVNHLLVGFGQTICSPVNPKCSNCLVNNLCPVGIIEMNSSKKKIKKKIKK, encoded by the coding sequence ATGACAACACCAATTGTAACAAGAAATAGATCATCTATTATTTCATCACCTTATTTTTCGACATCAACAAAACTGACAACAGTAACAACTacaataaaagataaaaatgatgaaacaccaaaaaaaataataaaaagagaacaaattaaaatagaatatgaagaaaaagaagaggaACTAGAAGAAAAAGGAGATAAAAAAAgacaaagaaataaaaaagagaaaaaaataaaaaatgatatcaaaaaggaagaagaagaagaaaaagaggaagaagaagaagaaaaagtaattgaagatattaaaattaaaacacaTATTAATGGTATATCATTAGCAAAAATTCATTGGAAAGAAGTTTgggataaaattaaaataatgagAAGTGAAAATTTGGCACCAGTTGATACATTGGGAGCGGAATCATTTAATCAAGATAAtattgaaccaattgaaaaGAGATTTCATATATTAGTTGGCtgtttattatcatcacaaACCAAGGATGCGATTACCCATGCAGCAGTAGTAAGATTAAAAGAGTATGGATTAACAGTTGATAAAATGTTAACAATTGATACCAATGAATTGGAGACACTATTATATCCGGTTGGATTCTATAAAAGAAAAGCGATTTACCTTAAAAAGATTGCAgagattttaaagaataaatacAATGGTGATATACCACCAACATTCAAAGAGATTGAACAATTACCAGGTATTGGACCAAAAATGACCAATTTAATAGTTCAAATAGCTTGGGGTAGAGTTGAAGGTATAGCCGTTGATGTTCATATGCATAGAATTTCAAATAGATTAGGTTGGGTCAAAACTAAAACTCCTGAAGAGACAATGAAGGACTTGGAATCTTGGTTACCAAAAGAAAATTGGGCTACTGTCAATCATCTATTAGTTGGTTTCGGTCAAACTATTTGTTCACCTGTAAATCCAAAATGTTCAAATTGTttagtaaataatttatgtCCTGTTGGAATAATTGAAATGAATTcttcaaaaaagaaaataaaaaagaaaataaaaaagtaa
- a CDS encoding ankyrin repeat-containing protein, whose product MFSSANNNNSLSNNKPPSVVVAEQQQQHNGTTLSTPMDGVVSGSGSGKSFVVESFKIMDIIIQFFLLQDYQSIDNILNQGISINTQNQEGVTLLQLAILKQNIPYVKYLIFKGANLNLGDLTESTPLHKAVSIGSMDLVQLLVQNGANLNSQDEEGDSPSHYAIRECQPQILSYLLSKGANANSFNEDGESLLHLSACLGDFESSKLLLSYGADCQLLDESGVSPLAEAKSNNHSNIVDLLLNSIQNNNRNINTQQGSDIYPFGNLRDLTYGARSTAVSTYF is encoded by the coding sequence ATGTTTTCCTCAgccaacaataataattcattaagtAATAACAAACCACCAAGCGTAGTAGTAgcagaacaacaacaacaacacaatGGAACTACACTTTCAACTCCAATGGATGGAGTTGTTAGTGGAAGTGGAAGTGGTAAGAGTTTTGTAGTAGAATCTTTCAAGATTATGGATATCATCATTCAATTCTTCCTTTTACAAGATTATCAATCCATAGATAATATATTGAATCAAGGCATATCCATAAACACACAAAATCAAGAAGGTGTAACACTATTACAATTGGCAATCCTAAAACAAAACATTCCATAcgttaaatatttaattttcaaaggTGCTAATTTGAATTTAGGCGATTTAACAGAATCGACACCACTCCACAAAGCAGTTTCTATTGGTTCAATGGATTTGGTTCAACTTTTAGTCCAGAATGGTGCAAACTTAAACTCTCAAGATGAAGAGGGTGACTCACCCTCCCATTATGCCATTCGTGAATGCCAACCTCAAATCCTCAGTTACCTCTTGTCAAAAGGTGCCAATGCCAACTCTTTCAATGAAGATGGTGAATCTCTCTTACATTTATCAGCCTGTCTTGGTGATTTTGAATCCTCAAAATTACTTTTATCCTATGGCGCTGACTGTCAACTTTTAGATGAAAGTGGTGTTAGCCCATTAGCTGAAGCGAAATCAAATAATCACTCAAATATcgttgatttattattaaattcaattcaaaacaacaacagaaATATCAACACTCAACAAGGCAGTGATATCTATccatttggtaatttaagAGATCTTACTTATGGAGCAAGATCAACTGCTGTCTCAACTTATTTTTAG